AGTAATAAAAGTTTCAATATTTATATTGCTAGATGCAAACCTTTTCAATTCGATAAAAACTGGAATACAGTCGTGTTTAAATCCTCCTTTTTTACCTTGGAGCGCTTCTAGTCCCATCTTCCGCACAAATGTAGACTTTCCTGCACCAGGGCCACCAAGTACCATCAGATATTGCTTATCGTTAGCAACTTTTATTCCTTCTTGTTTGCCACAATTTTGAGGTTGAAATCTGCGGTTGTTAGCTTGGCGATATAAATTTTCTAAATTTTCAATAGATTCAAAGCTCTGAATAGCATCATCATCTAAAAACTGCACAGCTGTATAGAGCGATTCCAGCTTGACAGGTTCACGCATTCCTAATACTTTGAGAATGCCATGCCGTTCTTCGTAGTTCTTTTCATATTGCTTTGATGCAGCAAAAATTAACTTCTTGGTTTTTTCATCCAGAGTTTTACCCAATCCTACTAAAACCTGACCACCGATTTGGGCAAACATAGCGGCGACACCGCTAACGGCTGATATCGCCCAAGGTTCCATTCCTGTCATAAAATTATCAGTTAATATACTTAAAAATTAAAACAAAGTTGTATTATCAACTCTAAGTTATATTATGACAACTAGACCAAGCTTCAATTCCTGGGTTATCTGTCCCCAACCAAATCCGCAAGCAAACTTGCGTTTATTCTGCTTTGCCTACGCTGGTGGTAGCGCGGCAATTTTTCGCACTTGGCCTAATAATCTACCTAGTAATGTCGAAGTCTGTGCTGTGGAATATCCGGGACGGGGAAGGCAGATTAAGTCTGCACCCTTGACGCGATTAGAACCTCTTGTGGAAGCGATCGCTCCAGTTCTGTTACCATACTTAGACAAACCATTCGCCTTTTTCGGTCATAGTATGGGCGGATTAGTTAGCTTCGAGTTGACCCGTCTACTTCGCTTTCAGTATAATCTTGCTCCCTTTCACCTCTTCATCTCTGCTCGTCGCGCTCCGCAATTGCCACCCATAAAACCACCCCTCCACATCCTCTCAGACCATGATTTGCAAAACGAGCTACACAGTCTTAACGGTACACCTAAAGCAGTGTTAGAAAGCGAGGAACTAATGCAGATATTTCTCCCGATTTTGCGGGCAGATTTTGCAGTTCTAGAAACTTATATTTACAATCCAAAGCAGCCACTGGAGTGTCCTATTAGTGTTTTTGGTGGTTTGCAAGACCAAGACATTAGTCATGAAGCTTTGCAAGCATGGCGAGAACAGACCATCGCTGCTTTCTCATTACATGAGTTCAACGGCGACCACTTTTTCATCCATTCACACCAAGAATTATTACTTAAACTTATATATCAAGAATTGCAGATGCGTAACGGTAGCTGATATTAGTTATTAGAGAAAAAGGAGTTAGGAGTCAGAATATCGAATTTTACTGACTCTCTGAACTTCTGATGTACAATATTTCTACTTTTTATTTTTGGGTAGCGATCGCTAACTTTGCCCCTTCAACTTTACGAACCCGATCCATCACCGCTACTACTCGACCATAATCAACTTTCTCATCAGCATTAATAATCACCAACACGTCTGAGTTAGAACCAACTAAAGCACGTACTTGTTCTGTTACATCATCAACTGCAATTGGTTTCCGGTTCAGACTTACCTGTTCTTTGTCATCTACCGTAATGGTAATTCTAGTTGGAACTTGCTGTTGTTTTGCTGTGCTAGCCTTCGGTAAATTTACTGGTAACCCTTCTGAACGGGTTAAAAACAGAGTTGACATGATAAAAAATGTCAAAATTGCAAAAATCACATCAATCATCGGCACGATGTTGATCTGTAATGGAAGTTCTGGCTCATCTGGTAGACGCATAAGTTTTTTCTCCTCTTTCATAACGACGACGGTAGAGTAATTCTAACTGTCCCCCATACTCTTGAATTAAGGCAATTTGCCTTTGATACAATCCCCGGAAGGTATTGGCAAACATGAGTATGAATATAGCAACTATTAATCCTGATGCTGTTGATACCAAAGCTTCACTAATCCCGGCGGTAACATTTGTCGTTTTGCTACCTCCCACATCACCAAGATTTAGGGAAGCAAAGGAGGCTATCAATCCTAATACTGTGCCGAGAAGACCCAACAGTGGTGCCAGACTAATGATTGTCTCGAAAATGTTTTGAAAACGTTTTAACACAGGTATCTCAGCCTGGGATTCGCTTTCTAACGCCAAACGAAATTCTTCTGGATTTGGCTCTTCCAATTCTAAAGCCGCAAGAAAAATCCGTGCCAATGGTAAATCTGCGTTTTTCTGAAGTTTATCCATTGCGCCGACAACATTATCAAGACGGTAGAGA
The Nostoc punctiforme PCC 73102 genome window above contains:
- a CDS encoding MotA/TolQ/ExbB proton channel family protein — encoded protein: MGIQNLFAAGGVVMWPLLAFSVLGVALIIERIRFWVRINQRQNRVVRDVLNLYRLDNVVGAMDKLQKNADLPLARIFLAALELEEPNPEEFRLALESESQAEIPVLKRFQNIFETIISLAPLLGLLGTVLGLIASFASLNLGDVGGSKTTNVTAGISEALVSTASGLIVAIFILMFANTFRGLYQRQIALIQEYGGQLELLYRRRYERGEKTYASTR
- a CDS encoding ExbD/TolR family protein, translating into MRLPDEPELPLQINIVPMIDVIFAILTFFIMSTLFLTRSEGLPVNLPKASTAKQQQVPTRITITVDDKEQVSLNRKPIAVDDVTEQVRALVGSNSDVLVIINADEKVDYGRVVAVMDRVRKVEGAKLAIATQK
- a CDS encoding thioesterase II family protein, which gives rise to MTTRPSFNSWVICPQPNPQANLRLFCFAYAGGSAAIFRTWPNNLPSNVEVCAVEYPGRGRQIKSAPLTRLEPLVEAIAPVLLPYLDKPFAFFGHSMGGLVSFELTRLLRFQYNLAPFHLFISARRAPQLPPIKPPLHILSDHDLQNELHSLNGTPKAVLESEELMQIFLPILRADFAVLETYIYNPKQPLECPISVFGGLQDQDISHEALQAWREQTIAAFSLHEFNGDHFFIHSHQELLLKLIYQELQMRNGS